One Anolis carolinensis isolate JA03-04 chromosome 5, rAnoCar3.1.pri, whole genome shotgun sequence DNA segment encodes these proteins:
- the LOC134299514 gene encoding uncharacterized protein LOC134299514, translated as MSREGDQSHDGAKGPPLGALPLAEETLQAIASSTGYPKPDGVTQRIPRGGRGVPAAAETSWGSGGSMPETVAQRLSILETHLSRLSDTVGRIVPILEENLQKEHIRHGAEREPSKGGDWSQRGQRASTQSPAAARDEGDEEYWQELEFRDRMAREVERQRALGTLRPPSPTELPTPRMGVGVERPLGPGIGSSGLADEGGEEQEIQEEEEDVQYDGERRDAGATARPVCGWGEGPTAAAGFREPRRITTGVGRGVIQGNPMQPFPMPPRQHQRAAEWMPRREDLKLEYGGESAELNFFLISIRGYMEDNAHTFPSEASRVRAIGNTLKRGAASWYVQLHARQDPCLRSVPRFLAALENRFRDRLEQLRARDQLRGIKQRDKTVPEYAEEFLHLAERVPEWSEVTKVELFKEGLRPEIFSWAAHRDDPETLQGWIQLAGRVESTLAQVKRFRSSGGQQRPVARGRGETRKQERPGGRPGIPSRGDDNKPKPGCFVCGKTGHRAAECWARKGEPPKPSKPKPATGRRAEEEVRAPESSEKLACDERRTEEEDEEKEGTMSWNPVTGLW; from the exons atgagcagggaaggagatcaaagccatgacggagcaaaggggcctccgctgggagctctgccgttggcagaagagacattgcaagccatagcttcctctacggggtaccccaagccggacggcgtgacccagaggattcccagagggggaagaggcgttccagcggcggcagaaaccagttggggatctggaggaagcatgccggagaccgtggcccagcggttatccatcctggaaactcatttatccaggctgtcggataccgtggggagaatagtgccaatattggaagagaatctccaaaaagagcacatccgacatggcgccgagagagagccaagcaaaggaggcgattggagccagaggggacagcgagcttcaacgcagagtcccgcggcggcaagggacgagggagacgaggaatattggcaggagctggagttcagagacagaatggcacgcgaagtggagcgccagcgagctctgggaactctgaggccgccatctccaacagagctcccaaccccccggatgggcgtcggagtggaaagaccactggggccagggatcgggtccagtggattagcagacgaaggcggagaggagcaggagatccaggaagaggaggaggatgtgcagtacgacggggaaaggcgagatgcgggggctacagcgaggccagtatgcggatggggggaagggccgacagcggcggcaggatttcgggagccgcgcagaataaccaccggagtggggcgcggcgtgatccaaggaaacccgatgcaacccttccccatgcctcccagacagcatcaacgggccgctgaatggatgccaagaagggaagatctcaagctagaatacggaggggaatcagccgaactgaacttttttctaattagcatcaggggatacatggaagacaatgcacacacattcccctccgaagcaagcagggttcgggccatcggcaacacactaaagagaggagcggccagctggtatgtgcaactacatgccagacaggacccatgcctgaggtcagtgccccgcttcctcgccgcactggaaaaccggttcagagaccggctagagcaattgagagctcgagaccagcttagaggaataaagcagagggacaaaacggtgcccgagtacgcagaggaattcctccacctcgcggaaagggtaccagagtggtctgaagtgaccaaagtggaattatttaaagagggactacgccccgagattttcagctgggcagcgcacagagatgaccccgaaacgctccagggatggattcaactagcggggcgcgttgaatccaccctggcccaagtaaagcgcttcaggagcagcggcggccagcaaagaccggtggcgagaggtcgaggagaaacgaggaagcaggaaagacccggagggaggccggggattccctccagaggagacgacaacaaacctaaaccgggatgctttgtatgtgggaagacgggccatcgagcagcagaatgctgggcacggaagggggagccgccaaaaccctcaaagcccaagccagcaaccgggaggcgtgcggaggaggaggtgcgagccccagaatcttcagaaaaattg gcttgtgatgaaagaagaaccgaagaggaggacgaagaaaaggagggcaccatgtcatggaacccagttacagggctttggtaa
- the LOC134299513 gene encoding zinc finger BED domain-containing protein 4-like — MKRSAERGSGGASPGSGQATPRTLWGAKKVRVGPIRLERGTMGVGGLDEEAGCSNAESSQPSTRSHLSVGAETSGRSMEHAVVAVLELQVVDSEDLDNPTPPPATDSEEEVVPSNHRLSHAAERVPTTPISLGVGTVAVGRPRSYIWDHFHVHTQRATLAVCRHCGANISRGRDLRHLATSGLSSHMKRHHPSISVGGGAGSPSSGSISTQSSPGEDGGRQTQSTLEDWGMPLARKRTGETLPTPQQITQTVGEMIALDHHPFRLVEQEGFVRLMKRLCPRYKIPSRHTFSRKVIPGLYEGCKERIIQMLRSAMGGHIHFTSDIWSSLGGGHSYLSLTAHWWEKEGSMDTSHRWALLALEVVDRDHKAETICSSLGNMMGEWMRCRAEEMRRGFMVTDAGRNMIKAVESAGFLNVTCMAHLLHNTVKEGLKSPEEQPASTANIALLIERCRKIAGYFHRSIKAARQLRDRQSLEGLPQHKLLQDVSTRWNSTYKMLERMVEQQKAVHGISLTLVAPVSKLVPTKQEWDTISQLVDVLKPFKHATETLSESKALLSQAVPMVLRLRRHLERLGAGRTLDSLAGPLTPPAQEVVRRLSFAVRKRLEPLLSSKVHMLAALCDPRLKYNVCPKDFTVWKAQLVNLVREVFAARVGETGTAAPLPEMPATPSTSASGETDSPWEPAGGCRRVTDLQPRPGNAFFAETVAILACSEDSSLLASAQKVDSAECSVNRYFEEPPEIISCDPLAYWASRDHMWPDLSHVARQFLSCPPTSVQSERVFSLAGDVVTPHRSLLDPQKVEKLVFLKANLPVLNFPDLDFDTDAS, encoded by the coding sequence atgaagcgttcagctgaacgcgggtctggtggagcaagtcctggtagtggtcaagcaacaccccggacactgtggggggccaaaaaagttagggtgggtcccatccgtctggaacgcggaacgatgggagtgggtggacttgatgaagaagctggctgttcgaatgcagaaagttcacagccctccacccggagccatttgtcggttggagctgagacaagtggacgatcaatggaacatgcagttgttgccgtcctggaactacaggtggtggatagtgaggatcttgataaccccacccctccacccgctactgacagtgaggaggaggtagtaccatcaaatcatagactttctcatgctgctgaaagggtgcccacgactcctatctccctgggcgtcggcacagtggctgtggggaggccaaggtcatatatttgggaccatttccatgtccacactcagcgtgccactttggcagtttgtagacactgtggggcaaatatcagcagaggcagagacctgagacatcttgcgacctcggggttgagctctcacatgaagcgacaccatccctcgatatcggtaggagggggagctggaagcccttccagtggcagcattagcacacaaagttctcctggtgaagatggtggaaggcagacacagtccaccttggaggattggggcatgcctttagccaggaagagaacgggggaaacattacccacaccccagcagataacccaaactgtgggagagatgattgcccttgatcaccatcccttccgcctggttgaacaagaaggcttcgtccgccttatgaaacgcctgtgcccccgctacaaaatcccctcccgtcacaccttttccagaaaagttattcccggattgtacgagggctgcaaggaacgcattatccagatgttgcggagcgccatgggaggacacatccattttacctctgacatttggtcaagcttgggaggaggccattcctacctctctctcacggcacattggtgggagaaggaaggcagtatggatacatcccatcgttgggcactcctcgcgttggaggtagttgatcgtgatcacaaggcagagaccatctgcagctctctgggaaacatgatgggggagtggatgcggtgcagggcggaagaaatgaggaggggcttcatggtgactgacgctggtagaaatatgatcaaagcggttgaaagtgcagggtttttgaatgtcacctgcatggcccacttgcttcacaataccgtcaaggaaggtttaaagagcccggaagagcagccggccagcaccgcaaacatcgccttgctgatcgagcgctgtagaaagatcgcgggctacttccacaggagcatcaaggcagcccggcagctgagagacaggcagagccttgaaggcctcccgcagcacaagctgctccaggacgtctctacccggtggaattcaacctataagatgcttgaacgcatggtcgagcagcagaaggcggtacacggcatctccctcacattggttgcgccagttagcaagcttgttccaactaagcaagagtgggacaccatctcccagctagtagacgtactaaagccattcaaacatgccactgagaccctttcggaatcaaaagcccttcttagccaggcagtgcccatggtcttgaggctaaggaggcacctagaaaggcttggggccggtcgaacactggactccctggctggaccgctgacaccgccggcccaggaggtggtgaggaggttgtcctttgctgtacggaaacgccttgagccacttctttccagcaaggtccatatgctggcggccttgtgtgatccacggctaaagtacaacgtctgcccaaaagactttaccgtgtggaaggcccaactagttaaccttgtgagggaggtctttgctgccagggtgggggaaacgggcaccgcggcccctctaccggaaatgcctgccacccccagcactagcgctagtggcgagactgataGTCCctgggagccggcagggggttgtcgtagggttacggatctccagccgcgaccaggaaacgctttctttgcagagacggtggccatactagcctgctcggaagattcctctttgctggcttctgctcaaaaggtagactcggccgaatgctcggtcaacagatactttgaggagcctcctgagataatttcttgtgatccattggcctattgggcttcacgtgatcacatgtggccggatctgtcgcacgttgcccgccagtttctcagctgtccgcccaccagcgtgcagagcgaaagggtcttcagcctagcgggagatgtagtcacgccccaccgcagcttgctggaccctcaaaaggttgagaaactggtcttcctgaaggccaaccttcccgtgttgaatttccccgatttggattttgacaccgacgcctcctag